A region of Tigriopus californicus strain San Diego chromosome 7, Tcal_SD_v2.1, whole genome shotgun sequence DNA encodes the following proteins:
- the LOC131883754 gene encoding neprilysin-2-like, with protein MASSVPEVKRGHNGGVTESKADLVSIEVSEMNQPTFSMSAWARRTKLEKVLTVLLMLLTIALIVVAALGFTNTSQSSISNRGHSLSSKQWSVQDESAGKVCNSRGCISAAHHILENMDTDVDPCEDFYQYACGGFEKRVRIPDDRTSRSQFSVIDDELDVQLRDILEGNATEDESSVFRMSRDTYQACMDEDRLEEIGLKPILDVLKTFGGWPAVLGDAWDESKFNWQEMLVTFRKHGYSTDYLFDFSIATDIKNSTWRTIYFDQGLLGMSREYLIKGLADEDVRHYYNYMQKVAVLLGADPVRAASDLKDSLTFEIKLANASLPRELRRDANKLYHAMQLKDVNEIGPFISNWTDLVNSILTEDVIQVTDEERVVVSTPGYFKNLTEILKTEPKRNIANYMLWRVARASIGYLNKDARAVSHEFAKNITGKTATTPRWKLCVGAAAGSFSAAIGKMYVLKHFNHDAKDIMLEMVTDIRQEFKTILDEITWMDSKTKDRAHSKLNSIKEYIAYPEEILDNKNLEEIYKGLEIVEGEYFQNGIRMSIWRTNYHWKKLREEVDKTDWKRHANPAVVNAFYSAIENSIQFPAGILQGAFFSNDRPNYMNYGGIGWVIGHEITHGFDDQGKQYDDNGNLRNWWEPPTEKEFSDKTQCIIWQYGNYSAEEIDMNLNGVNTQGENIADNGGIKEAYRAYNRWVSRHGEEPMLPGISHSPRQLFWVSAANIWCSKYRPKALEQRIKTGAHSPGRFRIKGPFSNSREFAKDFECKLGSGMNPVDKCEVW; from the exons ATGGCCTCAAGTGTGCCTGAAGTGAAACGAGGTCATAACGGAGGAGTGACAGAGAGCAAAGCTGATCTAGTGTCCATCGAAGTCTCCGAGATGAACCAACCCACATTTTCCATGTCAGCATGGGCTCGAAGGACCAAGTTGGAGAAGGTCTTGACAGTGTTGTTGATGCTCCTGACGATTGCCCTCATTGTGGTGGCTGCTCTTGGGTTCACGAACACTTCTCAGAGCTCTATTTCGAACCGTGGGCATTCGCTTTCGTCAAAGCAATGGTCGGTTCAAGATGAGTCGGCGGGAAAAGTGTGCAACTCCAGAGGGTGTATTAGTGCTGCTCATCACATCCTGGAAAACATGGATACTGACGTGGATCCATGTGAAGATTTCTATCAATATGCGTGCGGAGGATTTGAGAAGAGG GTACGAATTCCTGACGACCGCACATCCCGATCGCAATTCTCGGTCATTGACGATGAACTGGATGTCCAACTTCGAGACATTCTCGAGGGAAATGCCACCGAGGACGAATCCTCGGTGTTCAGGATGTCTCGTGACACCTATCAGGCATGCATGGATGAGGATAGATTGGAAGAGATCGGCTTGAAACCTATTCTAGATGTCTTGAAGACTTTCGGAGGTTGGCCCGCGGTCCTGGGCGACGCTTGGGACGAATCCAAGTTCAATTG GCAAGAAATGTTGGTTACCTTCCGCAAGCATGGCTACAGCACGGATTACCTGTTCGATTTTTCGATTGCCACGGACATTAAGAATTCGACCTGGCGGACCATTTACTTTGATCAAGGCCTCTTGGGAATGAGTCGAGAATATCTGATCAAGGGCTTGGCGGATGAGGATGTCCGTCATTACTATAATTACATGCAGAAG GTCGCCGTGCTCTTGGGCGCGGATCCCGTGCGTGCCGCCTCGGATTTGAAGGACTCGCTGACTTTCGAGATCAAGTTGGCCAATGCATCTTTGCCTCGCGAATTGAGACGCGATGCAAACAAACTGTATCATGCCATGCAATTGAAGGACGTCAATGAGATTGGCCCATTCATCTCGAATTGGACGGACCTGGTCAACAGCATCCTCACAGAAGATGTCATTCAG GTGACTGATGAAGAGCGTGTTGTGGTGAGTACGCCGGGATACTTCAAGAACTTGACCGAGATCCTGAAGACCGAGCCCAAACGGAACATCGCCAATTACATGCTTTGGCGAGTCGCCCGAGCCTCCATCGGCTACTTGAATAAGGATGCTCGAGCTGTCTCCCATGAGTTTGCTAAGAACATCACGGGCAAAACCGCTACCACGCCCCGCTGGAAGTTGTGTGTGGGCGCGGCAGCGGGCAGTTTCTCGGCCGCCATTGGCAAAATGTATGTACTGAAGCACTTCAATCACGATGCCAAGGATATCATGCTGGAAATGGTCACCGACATTCGCCAGGAATTCAAGACAATTCTCGACGag ATTACATGGATGGATTCCAAAACCAAGGACAGAGCTCACAGCAAGCTTAATAGCATTAAAGAATACATTGCATATCCCGAGGAGATCCTGGACAACAAGAATCTAGAAGAAATCTACAAGGGACTTGAGATCGTCGAGGGAGAATACTTTCAGAATGGCATCAGAATGAGTATTTGGAGAACCAACTATCATTGGAAGAAGCTACGCGAAGAG GTGGACAAAACTGATTGGAAGCGACATGCAAATCCGGCTGTGGTCAATGCCTTTTACAGTGCCATCGAGAACTCGATTCAATTTCCCGCGGGGATTTTGCAG GGTGCCTTCTTCAGTAACGACAGACCGAACTACATGAACTACGGAGGAATTGGTTGGGTCATTGGACATGAAATCACACATGGATTCGATGATCAAGGCAAACAATATGACGACAACG GGAATCTCCGCAATTGGTGGGAGCCTCCAACTGAAAAGGAGTTTTCTGACAAAACACAGTGCATCATTTGGCAATATGGCAATTACTCAGCCGAAGAGATTGATATGAATCTGAATGGTGTCAACACTCAGGGTGAAAATATCGCCGACAACGGTGGCATTAAAGAGGCTTATCGGGCCTACA ATCGATGGGTCAGCCGCCATGGCGAAGAGCCCATGCTTCCCGGCATTAGTCACTCTCCCAGGCAGCTATTTTGGGTCAGTGCTGCCAATATCTGGTGTTCAAAGTACAGGCCCAAGGCCTTGGAACAACGCATTAAGACTGGAGCTCATTCTCCGGGCCGATTCCGGATCAAGGGGCCATTCTCCAATTCTCGAGAATTCGCCAAAGACTTTGAGTGCAAGCTGGGCTCAGGCATGAACCCCGTGGATAAATGCGAAGTTTGGTAA
- the LOC131883752 gene encoding kinesin-like protein KIF21A, with the protein MDEGSSVRVAVRIRPQLPREIIEACKVCITKTPGEPQAWLGSNKAFTYDHVYDSESQQEEVYEDTVKELIDGCFEGYNATVLAYGQTGSGKTYTMGTGFDLTAQSGPQVGIIPRAVKHLFSEIDRRREEARDEGTTVPEFKVSTQFMELYNEEVLDLFDNNGCGKNKKSGIRIHEDANGNIYMAGITSRPVHTEEETVLGLKAGAFNRTTASTNMNDQSSRSHAIFTIYIQQQRQARGDGSFPIPEGDENGVIPSTGTPGDLETLTAKFHFVDLAGSERLKRTGATGDRAKEGISINCGLLALGNVISALGDTTKRALHVPYRDSKLTRLLQDSLGGNSRTLMIACVSPSDSDFMETLNTLKYANRARNIKNKVTANQDKTSRTIMMLRQEIQNLQLELMEYRQGKRVMGEDGLETTNDMYHENTMLSKEAHNLRTRIKAMQETIDVLTSKNSQLLAEKELGNWIQDGENSDMAVVVQNYIQEIEELRSKLCESEKLCEVLRKETARNKRLSMTGYSPMKGGMDSSFGQFIPEGESSFSVQDLIEQAKKEIVSKQNEIKRKTSKTLLSDEDKDANSADDEEDDDEDEETSDVDEDSDGSDTESDNIKMKNEEISEELVELTSEISLKQKLIEELETSQKRLQAMKFQYESKLLSLQNKITTTEEERDKVLKNMGGAKSTVAPEKLTKIKQDYQEKLEKLQSEVKKLQTAKKEHAKLLRNQSQYERQVEKLKSDVMEMKRNKVRLVQKMKEESSRHREQELRRTRELAQMKKVTRKNESRIKNLEAERRMKDSVLKRKTEEVSALRRSQRRISMGGKRRDKLNEKSVKSKWQTVEKKINKIALNKQAISQMENDMDRWLKEREKLSKKLERMAVKRKRLIAEKGDSSLVEDLEDQIENLKANVNYLHENIVECQQQIVEMEQAGNTDENDEESVAKLINLDEIGLDESRYLLSKLLSMTVNQCCQSTQRDGQVKELENKISQITHQSTLHQQLLQHMIEQQDLDIYDLMLADQAEDESGTDSDEVSVARSITNLNLDLQPGTEDSVGSDSSMGRREKARRKMTTKEDLLFNDTDMPPMALLGGDNGKLIGPPPPPSSTNRAAFVRSLSFTKPSSDLLFRSRSFVKPNPGGAPLGYGAYINNGRYQPLPDVMTQSMDPTSMSRLSSVYQPSPVIGRRNNLNNPYPDSFQRSTSPRSSMMNLRKFNSAARLNEESPPNSPPSFRRQGSRDETGKNVFHRLVAGTKLGEASAHSKGVINPYQGKMTPKSPLICSNVAEGHTKAVLSVFATNERLFSASKDRTVKVWDLCKKAEIQSLAGHPNNVNVVKYSEVTRLAFSASSAFIKIWDLRMNSNTCIKTLSSSGLTTNGSIQMNSSNRTLHMPPGETLINDIAIAPSGYGLFSAAGDKVRIWDLRKFHSIGKLAGGHQAAIMCLTAGISLSPDTEDGDYVITGSKDHYIKVFNVPEGKGGVITPTHNLDPPHYDGIECLALYEDTLFSASRDTCIKKWNLQSRDLVRSINNAHKDWICGLSFLPGAQVIVSGCRAGYLKLWSVDSCALIGETKAHNSTINTIYTNDGLIFTGSNDGSVGMWRPRNNFDKSPDSDTS; encoded by the exons ATGGACGAAGGCAGTAGTGTGCGGGTGGCTGTCCGCATTCGCCCGCAATTGCCTCGAGAGATTATCGAGGCTTGTAAAGTGTGTATCACCAAAACTCCGGGTGAACCGCAAGCTTGGTTGGGTTCCAATAAGGCCTTCACCTATGACCATGTGTATGATTCAGAGAGTCAACAGGAAGAGGTGTATGAGGACACCGTCAAAGAGCTTATCGATGGTTGCTTTGAAGG CTACAATGCCACGGTATTGGCTTACGGCCAAACTGGGAGCGGCAAGACCTACACCATGGGAACGGGCTTCGATCTTACCGCTCAGTCTGGTCCTCAAGTTGGGATTATCCCGAGGGCTGTGAAACACCTCTTTTCCGAAATCGATCGACGTCGAGAGGAAGCTCGAGATGAAGGGACCACTGTTCCCGAATTCAAAGTATCCACCCAGTTCATGGAGCTCTACAACGAGGAGGTCTTGGACCTCTTCGACAATAATGGTTGtggaaagaacaaaaaatcgGGTATCCGTATTCATGAGGACGCCAATGGCAATATTTACATG GCTGGAATTACGTCCAGGCCGGTTCACACCGAGGAGGAGACGGTTTTGGGCCTTAAAGCTGGAGCTTTCAATCGTACCACGGCCAGCACCAACATGAATGATCAATCCTCAAGAAGTCATGCCATTTTCACGATCTACATCCAACAGCAGCGTCAAGCCAGAGGCGATGGATCATTTCCAATTCCCGAGGGAGATGAGAATGGAGTCATCCCCTCCACTGGCACGCCAGGGGATCTGGAGACCCTGACAGCCAAGTTCCATTTTGTGGATTTGGCCGGATCTGAGAGACTTAAACGCACTGGCGCCACAGGAGATCGGGCCAAGGAAGGGATCTCCATCAATTGTGGTCTCTTAGCCCTCGGAAATGTGATCAGTGCTCTTGGAGACACAACCAAACGAGCCCTTCATGTACCATATCGAGATTCAAAGCTAACACGTCTCTTACAAGATTCCCTTGGGGGAAATAGCAGAACCTTGATGATAGCTTGTGTCTCTCCGAGTGATAGTGATTTTATGGAGACTTTGAATACTTTGAAATATGCCAACCGAGCCAGAAACATCAAGAACAAGGTCACTGCCAATCAAGACAAGACTTCTCGGACCATCATGATGTTGCGGCAAGAGATTCAGAACCTGCAGTTGGAGTTGATGGAATACCGACAGGGAAAACGTGTCATGGGGGAAGATGGGTTGGAGACTACCAATGACATGTATCACGAGAACACCATGCTTAGTAAGGAGGCTCATAACCTCAGGACAAGGATCAAAGCGATGCAAGAGACCATTGATGTCCTCACATCCAAGAATAGTCAACTTTTGGCCGAAAAGGAGCTCGGAAATTGGATTCAAGACGGCGAAAATTCAGATATGGCAGTTGTGGTtcaaaattacattcaagaaaTCGAGGAACTTCGAAGTAAGCTCTGCGAGTCAGAGAAATTATGCGAGGTGCTGCGCAAAGAAACGGCTCGAAATAAGCGACTTTCCATGACCGGATATTCGCCCATGAAAGGTGGGATGGATTCATCCTTTGGTCAATTCATCCCTGAAGGCGAGAGTTCGTTTTCCGTGCAAGATTTGATTGAgcaagccaaaaaagaaatcgtcTCCAAACAGAATGAAATCAAACGCAAGACCTCTAAAACTCTCCTAAGCGATGAAGACAAAGATGCCAACAGTGCggacgatgaagaagatgacgatgaggatgaagaaACCTCTGACGTGGACGAAGATTCGGATGGCTCTGATACCGAATCGGATAACATTAAGATGAAGAATGAAGAGATTAGCGAGGAGCTGGTCGAGCTCACCTCAgaaatttctttgaaacaaaagctcATCGAAGAATTGGAAACATCCCAGAAACGTCTTCAAGCTATGAAGTTCCAATACGAAAGCAAACTTTTATCACTGCAAAACAAGATCACTACCACTGAAGAAGAGCGAGACAAGGTTCTCAAGAACATGGGAGGCGCCAAGAGTACCGTCGCTCCGGAAAAGTTGACCAAGATCAAGCAGGATTATcaagaaaagttggaaaagtTGCAATCTGAAGTGAAGAAGTTGCAAACGGCTAAGAAAGAGCATGCCAAGTTGCTGCGGAATCAATCTCAATATGAGCGGCAGGTCGAGAAACTGAAGAGCGACGTTATGGAAATGAAACGAAACAAAGTTCGACTCGttcaaaagatgaaagagGAGTCCTCTAGACATCGCGAACAAGAACTGAGAAGGACCCGAGAGCTTGcacaaatgaagaaagtgaCGCGTAAGAATGAGTCTCGAATCAAGAACTTGGAGGCCGAGAGGAGGATGAAGGATTCCGTTTTGAAGCGGAAAACTGAAGAGGTCTCTGCCTTGAGGAGAAGTCAGAGAAGGATCAGTATGGGTGGCAAACGGCGCGATAAACTGAATGAAAAGAGCGTGAAGTCCAAATGGCAAACCGTCGAAAAGAAGATCAATAAGATTGCGCTGAATAAGCAGGCCATCTCCcaaatggaaaatgatatGGATCGATGGCTCAAGGAGCGAGAAAAGCTGTCGAAGAAATTGGAACGTATGGCAGTCAAACGAAAACGCCTCATTGCCGAGAAAGGCGACAGTTCGTTGGTAGAAGATCTTGAAGATCAGATCGAAAACCTTAAGGCCAACGTCAACTATCTGCATGAGAACATCGTGGAATGTCAGCAACAGAttgtggaaatggaacaagctgGAAACACGGATGAAAACGATGAGGAGAGCGTGGCCAAGCTAATCAATCTCGACGAAATCGGATTGGACGAATCTCGATACCTCTTGAGCAAGCTCTTAAGTATGACCGTCAACCAATGTTGTCAATCCACCCAACGCGACGGCCAAGTCAAAGAGCTAGAGAATAAGATATCTCAAATCACACATCAAAGCACCTTACATCAACAACTGCTTCAACACATGATCGAGCAACAGGATCTCGATATCTACGACCTCATGCTGGCTGATCAGGCGGAAGATGAGAGCGGAACAGATTCAGATGAAGTGAGCGTGGCTCGGTCCATAACCAATCTTAACCTTGACCTTCAGCCGGGTACGGAAGACAGCGTTGGATCTGATTCTTCCATGGGACGTCGGGAAAAAGCACGACGCAAAATGACTACCAAAGAAGACCTTCTCTTCAATGACACGGATATGCCACCCATGGCCCTTTTAGGGGGTGACAATGGGAAACTCATTggacctcctcctcctccatctaGTACTAATCGGGCGGCTTTCGTTCGAAGTTTGAGCTTCACCAAGCCGAGTTCAGATTTGCTTTTTCGAAGTCGTAGCTTCGTTAAGCCAAATCCTGGCGGGGCTCCTCTTGGATATGGTGCTTACATTAATAACGGCCGTTATCAACCTCTTCCGGATGTGATGACTCAATCGATGGATCCCACCAGCATGTCACGCCTCTCGTCAGTGTACCAACCTTCGCCCGTGATCGGAAGAAGAAACAACTTGAACAATCCGTATCCAGACTCGTTCCAAAGATCGACTTCGCCGAGAAGTTCAATGATGAACTTGCGGAAATTCAACTCTGCTGCTCGCTTGAACGAAGAGTCTCCGCCCAATTCCCCGCCCTCATTTCGTCGACAGGGGAGTCGGGATGAAACGGGCAAGAATGTTTTCCATCGTCTCGTTGCGGGAACAAAGCTGGGCGAAGCATCTGCACATAGCAAAGGTGTGATCAATCCCTATCAGGGCAAAATGACACCAAAAAGTCCACTCATTTGCTCGAATGTGGCTGAAGGCCATACCAAAGCCGTGTTGTCAGTTTTCGCTACCAACGAGCGACTGTTCAGTGCATCCAAGGATCGAACTGTGAAGGTGTGGGATCTCTGCAAGAAGGCTGAAATCCAAAGTCTTGCCGGACATCCAAACAACGTCAACGTGGTCAAATACTCAGAAGTGACTCGACTGGCCTTCTCGGCGTCGTCAGCCTTCATCAAGATTTGGGACCTTCGCATGAACTCCAACACGTGTATTAAGACCTTAAGTTCCTCAGGTCTCACCACGAATGGATCGATTCAAATGAACTCCTCCAATAGAACCCTCCACATGCCTCCTGGAGAGACCCTAATCAATGATATTGCGATTGCTCCTTCGGGTTATGGCCTCTTTTCGGCTGCTGGGGATAAAGTGCGAATTTGGGATTTGCggaaattccactcaatcgGGAAATTGGCTGGCGGTCATCAAGCAGCCATCATGTGCCTCACTGCTGGGATCTCACTCAGTCCAGACACCGAGGACGGTGATTATGTTATCACGGGCTCGAAAGACCACTACATTAAAGTGTTCAACGTTCCCGAAGGGAAAGGCGGAGTGATCACTCCCACTCATAACTTAGACCCGCCTCACTACGATGGAATCGAATGTCTTGCCTTATATGAGGACACCTTGTTCTCCGCCTCTCGAGACACTTGCATCAAGAAGTGGAATCTCCAAAGTCGAGATTTGGTCCGCTCTATTAACAATGCTCATAAGGATTGGATCTGCGGCTTGAGTTTCTTACCCGGGGCTCAAGTCATCGTGTCTGGATGTCGGGCCGGCTATTTAAAGCTCTGGTCCGTGGACTCGTGCGCACTCATCGGCGAGACCAAAGCCCATAACTCAACCATTAACACCATTTACACCAATGACGGCCTTATCTTTACTGGTTCGAATGATGGAAGTGTGGGAATGTGGCGCCCTCGTAATAACTTTGACAAGAGTCCAGACTCCGATACGTCTTGA
- the LOC131883756 gene encoding sodium- and chloride-dependent GABA transporter 1-like, whose translation MSRVKKWSLSHSDGWWNTDKCRLLKFDANGTYVKHKVKGGVAAVEEFWNNRVLQANDGIEFGLGGMQWELVGSLFLGWLIVYLIIRRGLHQSGYIIWFTALFPYVVMLTLLAKALTLEGAIEGLKAYVHVDWSYMRNGSTWIDAATQIFFAYSVGTGALSALGSYNKFNHNCFRDALITCVINTCTCLTAGVLVFSILGYMAVLQETTVAKVARSGPGLVFITYPELVLSLPVSFFWAVIFFAMLLVLGIDTEFCSVESLITGIVDNWSEKLLPYRKQVAVGVCLVLYLLGLPMVTQGGIYIFQLMDFYSASGMSLLWICFFETIAVSWFYGADKFSDNIKQMTGMKPFFFWYLCWKYFAPLLMSGVFIYYIVSYQPVTYGTYEFPLWAEILGLFISFSSMIWVPAYAIYYLISQPGTLKENWIKGTTANIEMRSDALTILAERKRQENDISRNQSDVPFLNKTESQTDCHN comes from the exons ATGAGCAGAGTAAAAAAGTGGTCCCTATCCCATTCAGACGGCTGGTGGAACACGGACAAATGTCGTCTTCTCAAATTCGACGCAAATGGGACATACGTTAAACACAAGGTCAAAGGCGGAGTTGCGGCCGTTGAGGAATTCTGGAA CAATCGAGTTTTACAAGCTAATGATGGGATCGAATTCGGTTTGGGAGGCATGCAATGGGAATTGGTTGGATCGCtctttttgggttggctcaTTGTCTACCTGATCATTCGACGAGGGCTACATCAAAGTGGTTACATCATCTGGTTCACGGCCTTATTCCCCTATGTGGTCATGTTAACCCTCTTGGCCAAGGCCTTAACGCTGGAGGGAGCCATCGAAGGACTCAAGGCTTACGTTCAT GTGGACTGGTCATACATGCGAAATGGATCGACTTGGATTGACGCCGCAACTCAGATTTTCTTTGCTTACAGTGTGGGCACCGGAGCCCTCTCAGCCTTGGGATCCTACAATAAATTTAATCACAACTGTTTCAG AGATGCTCTCATCACATGCGTCATCAACACTTGCACTTGCCTCACGGCTGGAGTCTTGGTGTTCTCCATTTTGGGCTACATGGCCGTACTCCAAGAGACCACTGTGGCTAAGGTGGCTCGATCTGGACCAGGATTAGTGTTCATCACTTACCCTGAGCTCGTTCTCAGTCTTCCCGTGTCCTTCTTTTGGGCAGTAATCTTCTTTGCCATGCTTCTG GTCTTGGGCATTGACACCGAGTTTTGTAGCGTGGAATCTCTCATCACTGGCATTGTAGATAACTGGTCGGAAAAATTGTTGCCTTATCGAAAGCAAGTAGCCGTTGGTGTTTGCCTGGTACTGTATCTGTTGGGACTGCCGATGGTTACTCAG GGTGGTATTTACATCTTTCAATTGATGGACTTCTATTCAGCTTCTGGAATGTCACTTCTttggatttgcttttttgaaacgATTGCGGTCTCGTGGTTTTATGGAGCTGACAAGTTCTCTGATAACATCAAACAAATGACCGGAATGAAGCCCTTCTTTTTCTGGTACCTCTGCTGGAAGTACTTTGCGCCGTTACTTATGTCG GGAGTCTTTATTTACTACATCGTCTCATATCAACCAGTGACTTATGGAACTTACGAGTTTCCTCTATGGGCCGAGATTCTAGGCCTGTTCATCTCATTTTCTTCCATGATTTGGGTGCCTGCTTATGCCATCTACTACTTGATTTCGCAACCTGGAACCCTTAAAGAG AATTGGATCAAAGGAACAACTGCCAATATCGAGATGCGAAGTGACGCTTTAACAATTTTAGCTGAAAGGAAGAGACAGGAGAACGACATTTCACGAAATCAGTCCGACGTTCCATTCTTGAACAAAACCGAAAGTCAAACTGATTGTCATAATTAA